The following coding sequences lie in one Scatophagus argus isolate fScaArg1 chromosome 9, fScaArg1.pri, whole genome shotgun sequence genomic window:
- the LOC124064371 gene encoding dynein axonemal heavy chain 11 isoform X3: MCQTIAFHCLCVTGDLCMFGYSCAPAVQESISLFMAYVHTSVNQASEKYQRNEKRYNYTTPKSFLQQITLYRNLLEKSRAQLQHKMNRLHSGLQKLQSTAAQVEDLKAKLASQEAELTFKKQNIEALITKIGLQTERVSSKREAADVEAQKVAVMQAQVSVKQKDCENDLAKAEPSLTAATAALHTLNKVNLTELKAFPNPPAAVINVAAAVMVLLAPRGRVPKDRSWKAARAFMGKVDDFLQALVSYDKEHIPDSCLTVVKQEYLRNPEFHPDLVRTKSTAAAGLCAWTINIVRYYEIYCEVIPKRHALSQANAELEIATARLLAVQKKLMDLDASLQSFTAQFEKATAEKISCQEEVTRTHQTIELANRLVKGLESEKERWSQAVVQYQKQQKTLCGDVLITSAFVSYMGYFTRQYRVDLLQNAWIPFLQSQQVSVPLTDGLDPVLMLTDDATVAAWHNQGLPNDRMSIENAVILTTSERWPLIVDPQQQGIKWIRNQLGPELRVVQLGQGGYLDVIEQALACGDTVLIENLPEKVDPVLEPLLGRNTSKRGRYIQIGGKECEYHSNFQLIIHTKLANPHFPPELQAQTTLINFTVTPVGLEEQLLGQVVSQERPDLEALKIELTTQQNHFKIELKRLEDDLLNRLSEACGNFLGDISLVEQLENTKTTATHVQCKVVEARENETKINEARELYRPAAERASLLFFIISDLSKINLMYQFSLKTFNSVFNKAMERAEWDEDVRTRVHTLTEAITYSVFLYTSQGLFERDKLTFLSHTAFQILLKQGLIDAHEFDFLLRFPVEASRVSPVSFLSAHAWGAIKTLSTMENFSGLDRDVESSPKRWRKIVESSCPEKERLPQDWKNKSPLQKLIILRALRPDRMTYSLRNFVEKSMGTKYVEAARLEFDKLYEDSGPSNPVFFILSPGVDPLKDVEKLGLKLGFSIDQGTLHNISLGQGQEEVAERVVKNASKQGHWVILQNVHLVARWLPSLDELLEIAAVDSHPDYKVFITGEPSLSPEQHVIPRGILENAVKITSEPPTGMNASLHSALNNFSQDTLDMCSREQEFNSMFFSLCFFHACVTERRKFGPQGWNQHYPFSTGDLTISASVLYNYLEANTKSMQVPWQDLCYIFGEIMYGGHITDDWDRRLCKTYLQEFMHPKMFEGELFLCPEFLAPPFMDYSGYHSYVDGHLPSENPTLYGLHPNSELECLTVTSDNLLRTLLELQPQDSTAGEGAAQTTEEKVKSVIEDILDKLPEEYNMTEIITKTTQRSPYILVCFQECERMNVLLAEIRKSLTELDLGLKGELTLSSSLESLQSALFTESVPDSWARLAYPSTKTLAQWFSDLMCSCRELDSWTQDLVLPAVVWLSGLFNPQSFLTAVLQSIARKNQWPLDKITLTVDVTKKMKDDFGHPPREGAYIHGLFMEGARWDTQSGVISEAVLRDLTSAMPVLYVRAMPAEEQELKNTYECPVYRTKQRGPTYVWSLHLRTKQPPAKWIVAGVALLLSV, translated from the exons ATGTGCCAGACTATTGCTTtccactgtttgtgtgtcactggAGATCTGTGCATGTTTGGATATTCATGTGCT CCTGCCGTCCAGGAATCCATCAGTCTTTTCATGGCCTACGTTCACACCAGTGTCAACCAGGCAAGTGAAAAATACCAGCGCAATGAGAAGAGGTACAATTACACCACCCCCAAGAGCTTTCTCCAGCAAATCACCCTGTACAGGAACCTTCTGGAGAAGAGTCGAGCTCAGCTCCAGCACAAGATGAACCGACTTCACAGTGGGCTTCAAAAACTCCAAAGCACTGCTGCTCAG gTTGAGGATCTAAAAGCTAAATTGGCGTCCCAAGAAGCTGAGCTgacctttaaaaaacaaaatattgagGCTCTAATTACAAAGATTGGACTGCAGACTGAGAGGGTTAGCAGCAAAAGAGAGGCTGCAGATGTAGAGGCCCAAAAG GTTGCTGTCATGCAAGCACAAGTCTCTGTCAAACAGAAAGACTGTGAAAATGACCTAGCCAAGGCAGAGCCGTCACTGACAGCTGCCACAGCAGCACTTCACACCCTCAACAAG GTGAATCTTACTGAGCTGAAGGCCTTTCCAAACCCTCCAGCTGCGGTGATCAATGTTGCAGCAGCTGTGATGGTTCTGCTAGCTCCCCGCGGTCGAGTGCCTAAGGATCGGAGCTGGAAGGCGGCACGGGCCTTCATGGGCAAG GTGGATGATTTCCTGCAGGCCCTGGTATCATATGACAAGGAGCACATCCCTGACTCCTGTTTGACTGTGGTGAAACAAGAGTATCTGAGAAATCCAGAATTTCATCCTGATCTAGTTCGAACCAAATCTACAGCTGCAGCTGGTCTCTGTGCCTGGACTATTAACATAGTCAGATACTATGAG atttattgtGAGGTCATTCCAAAGAGGCATGCATTATCACAAGCTAATGCAGAACTAGAAATAGCAACAGCCAGACTGCTAGCAGTTCAAAAGAAATTGATG GATCTTGATGCCAGCCTCCAGAGCTTTACAGCTCAGTTTGAAAAGGCTACAGCTGAGAAAATCAGTTGTCAGGAGGAGGTGACGCGTACTCACCAGACCATAGAGCTGGCCAACCGACTAGTCAAGGGCTTAGAG tcAGAGAAGGAGCGCTGGTCCCAGGCAGTTGTTCAGTAtcaaaagcaacagaaaaccCTGTGTGGTGATGTTCTCATCACATCGGCATTCGTCTCGTACATGGGTTACTTTACCAGACAGTATCGTGTGGACCTCCTTCAGAACGCATGGATCCCTTTTCTTCAGTCTCAGCAG gtCTCTGTACCCCTGACAGACGGCCTGGATCCAGTCCTCATGCTTACAGATGATGCCACTGTGGCTGCCTGGCATAACCAGGGCCTGCCAAATGATAGGATGTCCATTGAGAACGCTGTCATCCTGACCACCAGTGAGCGTTGGCCACTCATCGTTGACCCACAGCAGCAGGGCATCAAGTGGATCCGAAACCAACTAGGTCCAGAGCTTAGGGTGGTGCAGCTGGGACAGGGGGG gtACTTAGATGTGATTGAACAAGCCCTTGCCTGTGGTGACACAGTTCTGATAGAAAATTTGCCAGAAAAAGTAGACCCTGTCCTGGAGCCTCTACTGGGCAGAAATACTAGCAAAAGAGGAAG GTACATTCAAATTGGAGGAAAGGAATGTGAATACCACAGTAACTTTCAACTCATTATCCACACCAAGTTGGCCAATCCACATTTCCCTCCTGAGCTCCAAGCCCAGACCACCCTCATCAACTTCACAGTGACTCCTGTGGgtctggaggagcagctgctgggACAGGTAGTGTCCCAGGAAAGGCCCGACCTGGAAGCCCTAAAG ATTGAGCTTACCACACAGCAGAACCACTTTAAGATTGAGCTCAAGAGGCTGGAGGATGACCTGTTGAATCGTCTCTCTGAAGCCTGTGGTAATTTTTTGGGTGACATATCTCTGGTGGAGCAACTTGAAAACACCAAGACCACAGCCACTCATGTTCAGTGCAAG GTGGTGGAGGCCAGAGAGAATGAGACAAAGATCAACGAGGCCCGAGAACTATACCGCCCAGCAGCTGAAAGAGCTTcactcctcttcttcatcatcagtgACCTCAGCAAGATTAACCTCATGTACCAGTTTTCTCTCAAG ACCTTTAACTCAGTGTTTAACAAAGCAATGGAGCGTGCAGAATGGGACGAGGATGTGAGGACCCGAGTGCACACCCTCACTGAGGCCATCACATATTCTGTATTCCTGTACACCAGCCAGGGCCTGTTTGAGAGAGACAAGTTAACCTTCTTGTCACATACTGCCTTCCAG ATTCTGCTCAAGCAGGGCCTGATTGATGCTCACGAGTTTGACTTCCTACTGCGTTTCCCTGTGGAAGCTAGCAGAGTTAGTCCTGTGTCCTTCCTCTCTGCACATGCCTGGGGAGCCATTAAG ACACTTTCTACAATGGAGAATTTCAGTGGACTTGACAGAGATGTGGAAAGCTCACCAAAGCGTTGGAGGAAGATTGTTGAATCCAGTTGTCCTGAAAAGGAAAGACTTCCCCAGGACTGGAAGAATAAAAGCCCCCTTCAGAAGCTCATTATCCTCCGAGCACTTCGCCCTGATAGGATGACCTATTCACTGAG GAACTTTGTGGAGAAAAGTATGGGAACAAAATATGTGGAGGCTGCCAGGCTGGAATTTGACAAGTTGTATGAGGATAGTGGCCCATCAAACCCTGTGTTCTTCATCCTGTCACCAGGAGTGGATCCACTCAAAGATGTAGAGAAGCTAG gATTGAAGCTGGGATTTTCCATTGACCAGGGCACTTTGCATAACATATCCCTGGGACAGGGGCAAGAGGAAGTAGCTGAGAGGGTTGTGAAGAATGCCTCTAAACAGGGACACTGGGTCATTTTGCAG AATGTACACCTGGTGGCTCGCTGGCTGCCCTCTCTTGATGAACTTCTGGAAATAGCAGCAGTGGACAGTCACCCAGACTACAAGGTGTTCATCACTGGGGAACCATCATTAAGCCCTGAGCAGCATGTTATCCCCAGAGGCATACTGGAGAATGCTGTCAAAATCACCAGTGAGCCCCCCACTGGCATGAATGCCAGTCTGCATTCAGCCCTCAACAACTTCAGTCAG GACACACTAGATATGTGTTCCAGAGAACAGGAGTTCAACTCCATgttcttctccctctgcttctttcATGCATGTGTTACGGAGCGTCGTAAATTTGGCCCCCAAGGGTGGAACCAGCACTACCCCTTCAGCACTGGGGACCTCACCATCTCAGCCAGTGTCTTGTACAACTACTTGGAGGCGAACACAAAA TCCATGCAGGTGCCCTGGCAGGACTTGTGTTATATTTTTGGTGAGATCATGTATGGAGGACACATCACTGATGACTGGGATAGAAGATTGTGTAAGACATATCTGCAGGAGTTCATGCATCCAAAAATG TTTGAAGGGGAGCTCTTTCTGTGTCCTGAGTTCCTGGCCCCACCTTTCATGGACTACAGTGGTTACCACAGTTACGTTGATGGGCATCTTCCATCTGAGAACCCCACTCTGTATGGTCTACATCCAAATTCTGAACTCGAGTGCCTTACCGTCACCTCAGACAACCTCTTGAGGACTCTGCTTGAACTGCAGCCACAGGACTCCACCGCAGGAGAGGGGGCTGCTCAGACCACAGAAGAGAAG GTCAAGTCTGTCATTGAAGATATCCTAGACAAGCTCCCTGAGGAGTATAACATGACAGAGATAATCACAAAAACGACACAGCGAAGCCCCTACATTTTAGTCTGCTTCCAGGAGTGTGAGCGCATGAATGTTCTGCTAGCAGAAATAAGGAAATCCCTTACTGAGTTGGACCTTGGCCTAAAG GGAGAACTCACCCTCTCCTCCAGTTTGGAGAGTCTGCAGTCAGCCCTGTTCACTGAGTCTGTCCCAGATTCCTGGGCAAGATTGGCTTACCCCTCAACTAAAACGCTGGCACAGTG gtTTAGTGATCTAATGTGTAGTTGTAGAGAGCTCGACAGCTGGACTCAAGACTTAGTTCTTCCTGCAGTTGTTTGGCTTTCAGGGCTTTTCAACCCACAGTCTTTCCTCACTG CTGTGCTGCAAAGCATCGCTCGTAAGAATCAGTGGCCCCTGGACAAGATTACTCTGACTGTGGATGTAACaaagaagatgaaagatgacTTTGGACATCCACCACGGGAGGGGGCCTATATCCATGGACTCTTCATGGAAG GAGCACGCTGGGACACTCAGTCTGGAGTCATCTCCGAGGCGGTTTTGAGGGATCTGACCTCTGCCATGCCAGTGCTGTATGTTAGAGCCATGcctgcagaggagcaggagcTCAAGAATACTTACGAGTGCCCGGTATACCGCACTAAGCAACGCGGGCCCACATATGTGTGGAGCCTCCACCTCCGAACCAAACAGCCTCCTGCCAAGTGGATTGTAGCTGGAGTGGCACTGTTGCTGTCCGTGTGA
- the LOC124064371 gene encoding dynein axonemal heavy chain 11 isoform X4, with product MAYVHTSVNQASEKYQRNEKRYNYTTPKSFLQQITLYRNLLEKSRAQLQHKMNRLHSGLQKLQSTAAQVEDLKAKLASQEAELTFKKQNIEALITKIGLQTERVSSKREAADVEAQKVAVMQAQVSVKQKDCENDLAKAEPSLTAATAALHTLNKVNLTELKAFPNPPAAVINVAAAVMVLLAPRGRVPKDRSWKAARAFMGKVDDFLQALVSYDKEHIPDSCLTVVKQEYLRNPEFHPDLVRTKSTAAAGLCAWTINIVRYYEIYCEVIPKRHALSQANAELEIATARLLAVQKKLMDLDASLQSFTAQFEKATAEKISCQEEVTRTHQTIELANRLVKGLESEKERWSQAVVQYQKQQKTLCGDVLITSAFVSYMGYFTRQYRVDLLQNAWIPFLQSQQVSVPLTDGLDPVLMLTDDATVAAWHNQGLPNDRMSIENAVILTTSERWPLIVDPQQQGIKWIRNQLGPELRVVQLGQGGYLDVIEQALACGDTVLIENLPEKVDPVLEPLLGRNTSKRGRYIQIGGKECEYHSNFQLIIHTKLANPHFPPELQAQTTLINFTVTPVGLEEQLLGQVVSQERPDLEALKIELTTQQNHFKIELKRLEDDLLNRLSEACGNFLGDISLVEQLENTKTTATHVQCKVVEARENETKINEARELYRPAAERASLLFFIISDLSKINLMYQFSLKTFNSVFNKAMERAEWDEDVRTRVHTLTEAITYSVFLYTSQGLFERDKLTFLSHTAFQILLKQGLIDAHEFDFLLRFPVEASRVSPVSFLSAHAWGAIKTLSTMENFSGLDRDVESSPKRWRKIVESSCPEKERLPQDWKNKSPLQKLIILRALRPDRMTYSLRNFVEKSMGTKYVEAARLEFDKLYEDSGPSNPVFFILSPGVDPLKDVEKLGLKLGFSIDQGTLHNISLGQGQEEVAERVVKNASKQGHWVILQNVHLVARWLPSLDELLEIAAVDSHPDYKVFITGEPSLSPEQHVIPRGILENAVKITSEPPTGMNASLHSALNNFSQDTLDMCSREQEFNSMFFSLCFFHACVTERRKFGPQGWNQHYPFSTGDLTISASVLYNYLEANTKSMQVPWQDLCYIFGEIMYGGHITDDWDRRLCKTYLQEFMHPKMFEGELFLCPEFLAPPFMDYSGYHSYVDGHLPSENPTLYGLHPNSELECLTVTSDNLLRTLLELQPQDSTAGEGAAQTTEEKVKSVIEDILDKLPEEYNMTEIITKTTQRSPYILVCFQECERMNVLLAEIRKSLTELDLGLKGELTLSSSLESLQSALFTESVPDSWARLAYPSTKTLAQWFSDLMCSCRELDSWTQDLVLPAVVWLSGLFNPQSFLTAVLQSIARKNQWPLDKITLTVDVTKKMKDDFGHPPREGAYIHGLFMEGARWDTQSGVISEAVLRDLTSAMPVLYVRAMPAEEQELKNTYECPVYRTKQRGPTYVWSLHLRTKQPPAKWIVAGVALLLSV from the exons ATGGCCTACGTTCACACCAGTGTCAACCAGGCAAGTGAAAAATACCAGCGCAATGAGAAGAGGTACAATTACACCACCCCCAAGAGCTTTCTCCAGCAAATCACCCTGTACAGGAACCTTCTGGAGAAGAGTCGAGCTCAGCTCCAGCACAAGATGAACCGACTTCACAGTGGGCTTCAAAAACTCCAAAGCACTGCTGCTCAG gTTGAGGATCTAAAAGCTAAATTGGCGTCCCAAGAAGCTGAGCTgacctttaaaaaacaaaatattgagGCTCTAATTACAAAGATTGGACTGCAGACTGAGAGGGTTAGCAGCAAAAGAGAGGCTGCAGATGTAGAGGCCCAAAAG GTTGCTGTCATGCAAGCACAAGTCTCTGTCAAACAGAAAGACTGTGAAAATGACCTAGCCAAGGCAGAGCCGTCACTGACAGCTGCCACAGCAGCACTTCACACCCTCAACAAG GTGAATCTTACTGAGCTGAAGGCCTTTCCAAACCCTCCAGCTGCGGTGATCAATGTTGCAGCAGCTGTGATGGTTCTGCTAGCTCCCCGCGGTCGAGTGCCTAAGGATCGGAGCTGGAAGGCGGCACGGGCCTTCATGGGCAAG GTGGATGATTTCCTGCAGGCCCTGGTATCATATGACAAGGAGCACATCCCTGACTCCTGTTTGACTGTGGTGAAACAAGAGTATCTGAGAAATCCAGAATTTCATCCTGATCTAGTTCGAACCAAATCTACAGCTGCAGCTGGTCTCTGTGCCTGGACTATTAACATAGTCAGATACTATGAG atttattgtGAGGTCATTCCAAAGAGGCATGCATTATCACAAGCTAATGCAGAACTAGAAATAGCAACAGCCAGACTGCTAGCAGTTCAAAAGAAATTGATG GATCTTGATGCCAGCCTCCAGAGCTTTACAGCTCAGTTTGAAAAGGCTACAGCTGAGAAAATCAGTTGTCAGGAGGAGGTGACGCGTACTCACCAGACCATAGAGCTGGCCAACCGACTAGTCAAGGGCTTAGAG tcAGAGAAGGAGCGCTGGTCCCAGGCAGTTGTTCAGTAtcaaaagcaacagaaaaccCTGTGTGGTGATGTTCTCATCACATCGGCATTCGTCTCGTACATGGGTTACTTTACCAGACAGTATCGTGTGGACCTCCTTCAGAACGCATGGATCCCTTTTCTTCAGTCTCAGCAG gtCTCTGTACCCCTGACAGACGGCCTGGATCCAGTCCTCATGCTTACAGATGATGCCACTGTGGCTGCCTGGCATAACCAGGGCCTGCCAAATGATAGGATGTCCATTGAGAACGCTGTCATCCTGACCACCAGTGAGCGTTGGCCACTCATCGTTGACCCACAGCAGCAGGGCATCAAGTGGATCCGAAACCAACTAGGTCCAGAGCTTAGGGTGGTGCAGCTGGGACAGGGGGG gtACTTAGATGTGATTGAACAAGCCCTTGCCTGTGGTGACACAGTTCTGATAGAAAATTTGCCAGAAAAAGTAGACCCTGTCCTGGAGCCTCTACTGGGCAGAAATACTAGCAAAAGAGGAAG GTACATTCAAATTGGAGGAAAGGAATGTGAATACCACAGTAACTTTCAACTCATTATCCACACCAAGTTGGCCAATCCACATTTCCCTCCTGAGCTCCAAGCCCAGACCACCCTCATCAACTTCACAGTGACTCCTGTGGgtctggaggagcagctgctgggACAGGTAGTGTCCCAGGAAAGGCCCGACCTGGAAGCCCTAAAG ATTGAGCTTACCACACAGCAGAACCACTTTAAGATTGAGCTCAAGAGGCTGGAGGATGACCTGTTGAATCGTCTCTCTGAAGCCTGTGGTAATTTTTTGGGTGACATATCTCTGGTGGAGCAACTTGAAAACACCAAGACCACAGCCACTCATGTTCAGTGCAAG GTGGTGGAGGCCAGAGAGAATGAGACAAAGATCAACGAGGCCCGAGAACTATACCGCCCAGCAGCTGAAAGAGCTTcactcctcttcttcatcatcagtgACCTCAGCAAGATTAACCTCATGTACCAGTTTTCTCTCAAG ACCTTTAACTCAGTGTTTAACAAAGCAATGGAGCGTGCAGAATGGGACGAGGATGTGAGGACCCGAGTGCACACCCTCACTGAGGCCATCACATATTCTGTATTCCTGTACACCAGCCAGGGCCTGTTTGAGAGAGACAAGTTAACCTTCTTGTCACATACTGCCTTCCAG ATTCTGCTCAAGCAGGGCCTGATTGATGCTCACGAGTTTGACTTCCTACTGCGTTTCCCTGTGGAAGCTAGCAGAGTTAGTCCTGTGTCCTTCCTCTCTGCACATGCCTGGGGAGCCATTAAG ACACTTTCTACAATGGAGAATTTCAGTGGACTTGACAGAGATGTGGAAAGCTCACCAAAGCGTTGGAGGAAGATTGTTGAATCCAGTTGTCCTGAAAAGGAAAGACTTCCCCAGGACTGGAAGAATAAAAGCCCCCTTCAGAAGCTCATTATCCTCCGAGCACTTCGCCCTGATAGGATGACCTATTCACTGAG GAACTTTGTGGAGAAAAGTATGGGAACAAAATATGTGGAGGCTGCCAGGCTGGAATTTGACAAGTTGTATGAGGATAGTGGCCCATCAAACCCTGTGTTCTTCATCCTGTCACCAGGAGTGGATCCACTCAAAGATGTAGAGAAGCTAG gATTGAAGCTGGGATTTTCCATTGACCAGGGCACTTTGCATAACATATCCCTGGGACAGGGGCAAGAGGAAGTAGCTGAGAGGGTTGTGAAGAATGCCTCTAAACAGGGACACTGGGTCATTTTGCAG AATGTACACCTGGTGGCTCGCTGGCTGCCCTCTCTTGATGAACTTCTGGAAATAGCAGCAGTGGACAGTCACCCAGACTACAAGGTGTTCATCACTGGGGAACCATCATTAAGCCCTGAGCAGCATGTTATCCCCAGAGGCATACTGGAGAATGCTGTCAAAATCACCAGTGAGCCCCCCACTGGCATGAATGCCAGTCTGCATTCAGCCCTCAACAACTTCAGTCAG GACACACTAGATATGTGTTCCAGAGAACAGGAGTTCAACTCCATgttcttctccctctgcttctttcATGCATGTGTTACGGAGCGTCGTAAATTTGGCCCCCAAGGGTGGAACCAGCACTACCCCTTCAGCACTGGGGACCTCACCATCTCAGCCAGTGTCTTGTACAACTACTTGGAGGCGAACACAAAA TCCATGCAGGTGCCCTGGCAGGACTTGTGTTATATTTTTGGTGAGATCATGTATGGAGGACACATCACTGATGACTGGGATAGAAGATTGTGTAAGACATATCTGCAGGAGTTCATGCATCCAAAAATG TTTGAAGGGGAGCTCTTTCTGTGTCCTGAGTTCCTGGCCCCACCTTTCATGGACTACAGTGGTTACCACAGTTACGTTGATGGGCATCTTCCATCTGAGAACCCCACTCTGTATGGTCTACATCCAAATTCTGAACTCGAGTGCCTTACCGTCACCTCAGACAACCTCTTGAGGACTCTGCTTGAACTGCAGCCACAGGACTCCACCGCAGGAGAGGGGGCTGCTCAGACCACAGAAGAGAAG GTCAAGTCTGTCATTGAAGATATCCTAGACAAGCTCCCTGAGGAGTATAACATGACAGAGATAATCACAAAAACGACACAGCGAAGCCCCTACATTTTAGTCTGCTTCCAGGAGTGTGAGCGCATGAATGTTCTGCTAGCAGAAATAAGGAAATCCCTTACTGAGTTGGACCTTGGCCTAAAG GGAGAACTCACCCTCTCCTCCAGTTTGGAGAGTCTGCAGTCAGCCCTGTTCACTGAGTCTGTCCCAGATTCCTGGGCAAGATTGGCTTACCCCTCAACTAAAACGCTGGCACAGTG gtTTAGTGATCTAATGTGTAGTTGTAGAGAGCTCGACAGCTGGACTCAAGACTTAGTTCTTCCTGCAGTTGTTTGGCTTTCAGGGCTTTTCAACCCACAGTCTTTCCTCACTG CTGTGCTGCAAAGCATCGCTCGTAAGAATCAGTGGCCCCTGGACAAGATTACTCTGACTGTGGATGTAACaaagaagatgaaagatgacTTTGGACATCCACCACGGGAGGGGGCCTATATCCATGGACTCTTCATGGAAG GAGCACGCTGGGACACTCAGTCTGGAGTCATCTCCGAGGCGGTTTTGAGGGATCTGACCTCTGCCATGCCAGTGCTGTATGTTAGAGCCATGcctgcagaggagcaggagcTCAAGAATACTTACGAGTGCCCGGTATACCGCACTAAGCAACGCGGGCCCACATATGTGTGGAGCCTCCACCTCCGAACCAAACAGCCTCCTGCCAAGTGGATTGTAGCTGGAGTGGCACTGTTGCTGTCCGTGTGA